The Marinobacter subterrani genome has a segment encoding these proteins:
- a CDS encoding putative solute-binding protein yields MIRKTLSAVTLAAVAPLASAQAIEMCVFDVIGANGDFYNFMEDYALEMKAHGVDFQLRPYTDEGVAIGDFNAGQCDAVAATDLRTRPYNRFTGTISAVGAIPSYDNLKTLLATLVQPKAAPLMKENGYEVLGIVPVGAGYLFVNDRSIDTAGELAGKRMATLDYQKDAIHMVNYVKATVVPSDITNFAGKFNNGSVDTAYAPAFAYQALELYKGIGDKGGIVDYPLAQLTLQIIAKDEVLDDATAQEAREVAWNMFPQAMDLIRGQENAIPEAKWIRIPKKDIQGYQEMFRQNRLEMRDGLNGAPDVYDPKMLGLLSKIRCASNPSASECTAENRE; encoded by the coding sequence ATGATCCGCAAGACCCTTTCCGCCGTGACCCTGGCTGCTGTTGCGCCCCTGGCCTCGGCGCAGGCCATCGAGATGTGCGTGTTCGATGTGATTGGCGCCAATGGTGACTTTTACAATTTCATGGAGGACTACGCCCTGGAGATGAAAGCCCATGGCGTGGATTTCCAGCTCAGGCCCTACACCGACGAAGGCGTGGCGATTGGTGACTTCAATGCCGGCCAGTGTGATGCCGTCGCCGCGACCGATCTCCGTACTCGGCCCTATAACCGGTTTACCGGCACCATCAGCGCCGTCGGGGCCATTCCCAGTTACGATAACCTCAAGACCCTGCTGGCCACCCTGGTCCAGCCCAAGGCCGCCCCCCTGATGAAAGAGAACGGCTACGAGGTGCTGGGTATTGTGCCGGTGGGTGCCGGTTACCTGTTCGTGAATGATCGCAGCATTGATACCGCCGGTGAACTGGCGGGCAAGCGGATGGCGACCCTGGACTACCAGAAGGATGCCATTCACATGGTGAACTATGTGAAGGCGACGGTGGTGCCCTCCGATATCACCAACTTTGCCGGCAAGTTCAACAACGGCTCGGTAGACACCGCCTACGCGCCGGCCTTCGCCTACCAGGCGCTGGAGCTGTACAAGGGGATTGGTGACAAGGGCGGTATTGTTGATTACCCGCTGGCCCAGTTGACGCTGCAGATTATTGCGAAAGATGAGGTGCTGGACGACGCCACTGCCCAGGAAGCCCGGGAAGTCGCCTGGAATATGTTTCCCCAGGCAATGGACCTGATCCGGGGGCAGGAGAATGCCATTCCCGAAGCGAAGTGGATCCGGATTCCCAAGAAGGATATCCAGGGCTACCAGGAAATGTTCCGCCAGAACCGGCTGGAAATGCGCGATGGCCTGAACGGTGCACCGGATGTCTACGACCCCAAGATGCTGGGCCTGCTGAGCAAGATTCGCTGCGCCAGCAACCCCTCAGCGTCTGAATGTACCGCTGAAAATCGCGAATAA
- a CDS encoding TetR/AcrR family transcriptional regulator — protein MALVSQNQILQSLIAENLVSDPNGARGRLLTEAARLFREKGYERTTVRDLAAAVGIQSGSLFHHFRTKEEILKAVMVETIRLNTALMQAALEAADSIRDKLRGLVRAELESINGQTGEAMAVLVFEWRSLSAASQAEVLELRDIYEALWLEVLEALKSEGALEADPFVVRRMLTGALSWTVTWYNPGRGGLTLDGLTDQVMAMMALKSG, from the coding sequence ATAGCGTTAGTGAGCCAGAACCAGATCCTCCAGTCCCTGATTGCCGAAAATCTCGTGTCCGACCCCAATGGCGCCCGTGGTCGCCTGCTTACCGAGGCGGCCCGGCTGTTCCGTGAGAAAGGCTATGAACGCACAACGGTGCGCGATCTGGCGGCGGCCGTCGGCATCCAGTCTGGCAGCCTGTTTCACCACTTCCGGACCAAGGAGGAAATCCTCAAGGCGGTGATGGTGGAAACCATCCGACTGAATACTGCGCTGATGCAGGCAGCCCTGGAAGCTGCCGATTCAATCCGGGACAAACTGCGTGGGTTGGTTCGTGCCGAGCTGGAGTCGATCAACGGCCAGACGGGCGAGGCCATGGCGGTGCTGGTGTTCGAATGGCGAAGCCTCTCGGCGGCCTCGCAGGCTGAGGTGCTGGAGCTGCGTGATATTTACGAAGCGCTCTGGCTGGAGGTGCTGGAAGCCCTGAAAAGTGAGGGTGCGCTGGAAGCCGATCCGTTCGTGGTGCGCCGGATGTTGACCGGTGCCCTGAGCTGGACCGTTACCTGGTACAACCCCGGGCGGGGCGGCCTCACACTGGACGGCCTGACCGACCAGGTGATGGCGATGATGGCTTTGAAGTCCGGATGA